AAACTTTCTACAAGCTGTGTTAAATTGCAGACATTGGCTGTGCGGTACTTTCTAAATACACTGATTGTGGTAAATCAAGACCTGTGATTCACGGCGAAAAGAGGGATACTACTTCTTGGTATGGGGAGAGTGTGGTAAGCCAATTTTAATGGCTTACTCTTAAGGTGGGATACAAGCCATGCACAGGCCGTCGACGAAGGTAGCCGTTCATCGATATTTCAATTGAATTGAAAATTTGGCGTGCGTTTGGGACGCTAGCAGCTGTGAAACTCGTGTGATGATTTCCATCGAAGTGAGGTGATAGCAACATTTCGGGAATCGTGAATACGTTTCTCTATGTTATAGACGTGATATGCACATCAGACTGTGATATCATTCAGGCAAGCCCCAAGCGTAAGGGTCGTGTATACCATACAAAGGTGTCACCTTTGGTCTGTCCGTGAAAAGCGCCGACGTATGCTTTAGCATCGCTCTAGCATCTAGTTGCTGAGTCCCAGGTCTCAGGTATAATTATGTCTACAACGCGCTCACTGCTGTCACACTGCGCGTCGCATATTTGTAGGCATCGCAAGCTGGAACTCGTTTAGCAGTTTCCTACAGATAGCGCCCAATCAATTTTGTCTTTAAatggaacaagaaaaaaaaaaaaaaaaagacgtgcaACATCAATCAGCTAgggtttccggttttcggtgtTTATATTTTCCGAGGTATTACGAGATATAAGGCGAAGATAAATGACAAAGAGGAGTTATACTGTTATTTCATTATGCTATAAATGAATTCAATCTTGCTCTGCGGCAACCATTgcgcatagttttttttttcaattcagtgttagcgtcgcgaagcaactgtggctatgagcggcgcacagacgtggacGGATGGTGAGAGGACATCAGGGATGATTGTGGGACAGGTGGTTATAGCATATGTCCTGCGCCGGCTTCTAGGGGAACAGAAAGTCTGtctgaaaacccaggaaaaacatcagacagcacagccgcgtgcggggaatcgaacccgcgtcgcatcccagtctctgcgtggaaagcggtcatcctaaccacaaTGTCACAGGAGCTGGTTTTGCGCCGATAGCATTACAGTTGTCGCCTACCGAGGAGACTGCTGGacacacgcctttttgtggcacttactATAACGTATCGAATGGACTTctccctgcttgtaaacaaatgacgtcataggaGGCGTCATGACGTCATACGTCCAGTAGGAGGCagagaacaagtgcccattcggggcgcaataaagttgttgttgtcccatTCGGGGAACCcatccctccctttccgatttgtttcggtttcagtctgtctaccaatgttatgatgacgtttctcgggtagaggtctattgccacaaaaaggcgtacgctttgCCAAAATGAGGTAGAGGAATtacgttctttttttctgaCAATTTGACACCACCACCTAGAAACAGAACCTGATGGCTTaagcgacgtgacgtaacaatcaAGACTGCGCCAATCACGGCCGTTTTTTGGCGGCGGTGGACATGGAGACGAGTAGCATGGGCAGCAACTGCATGGTTAGCCACAGAAAGCCCGTATTTGAAATGATCTGTGTAGATTGGCTGACATCCTCACTTTACATGTCGAGTGAGACGAGCTGAAGTTTAGAGACTGGAAGGTAccccggttcgaatcccggtgccggctgtgctgtctggggtttttcctcagTTTTCCTTAGAGGCTTTCAGacatgtgtcggcacagttcccttagaagtcggcccaggacgcacattccccagggcgtcagtcgcgacgttgcccacatctgtgaggccgacaacggagagccctttcaccatcaccaccaccactaccacttTCGTTGCCAGAGTGCACTCCGCGCCTCTGTTCTTGCTGTCCCCAGTCATGACCTTACGCTTTACCCTGATACCGAAGCAGCAGGCGTGGGGAAGGTGGTTCCGTCCTGAGAGCCCAATGCTTGACCTCTTGGGGCTGGTGGTATAGTGCTAAAAGAGCTTGCCGttgccggcctcacagaggtcagcaacgtcacgactaacgctatGGAGGGAATGTGTGTCCCGAGCCGACTTCTAAAGGTGCAGACATATATCTGACCTCTTGGGGATCTCTTCCTgggctcttaaaaatgaacttcaccacatagcacgcccctagccaaccatcatggcGAGTGATGTCGTTCTTTCCAgtcatttgctgaaaacgggggcgtacgccacttattgtggcattatgcagttcataattgccacaaaaatggtgaACGTcctccgttttcatcaaatcgagAGAGAAGACGTTGCTATTCGGGATAATGGATaattggctaggggcgtgctatgtggtgaagctctgtttttagagtgtacactcccAGTTAAGACATACAAGCTGCTCCAGTCGCAATTCGGGATGAAAAAGTTCCCTTTATTGACTGATCGGTTGGGTGCCTTTGACGCCTAGCTTATGTTAGAGGCACCAGCCTTCTGTCTCAAGGAGGAGGGTACCTATCTGGTATCGTTCCACGTTGCGCGTTGCCTCAACTGTTTTATGGGGTGATGTCTCACGAGCGTATTGGTTGAGATTCTCCTTCTTCGGAGAACATTAACTGGCAGTCCTCGCTGGTCGCGATTTCCGTGAAGGTAAACGGGAGGGATGTAGTGCGGATACCTCAGTTTGCACCCGTTATGTCCTCATCTTAAAAACAGAGGTTCACCGCATTACACGCTCAAGGCAAACAGCAGCACATGATACCGAATCATCCCGGTTCTCAGGGCCAGGATAGAACGGGGTCTACCCTTCCTGTGATTGTTAAAATAAACGCGATGTGTCGCAACCGGCGTACGCTTCTGACTCTCGGCAAATTAGGAAATAGTATGGTACCATTCAGCGTGCTTGGACACAGGGCTACTCAGGCCAACGTACTTGTCACTACATATCGTTTTCCGCAAGACACACAAAAATCCTCCAACTCAAACAGATTTATTCAACACTTcgccactccccccccccccaactaccTGTTCTATCTTTCCTCCATTCTTCAACTCGTCTTTTAGTTGTTCTCACGGTCACTACTCTCCTTGAGGACACCCATGGACTTGACGCTCTCCTGATCGATTACATTGTTCGTTGGGATTACTTCTGCCAAGTTCTCATCATGAttttccaattccattcccgAACCAGCGTCCTCCCTCATAGGCTCGGCTCCTACTCCTCCGTTGAGCCCCACAACCTTCTTACCGTCACGATCCTGTTCCGTGATAGCAATGTCGCTACACACTCCATCACCATCACCTTCTTCATTTGCTTCCTTATTCGTATTCTTTGCCTGGTCTTCCAGGTCCACGTCGACGGCTTCTTCAACCTCCCTTTCACCGCCATCCTTATCTTCCACTTCCACCTGCTTCTTGCATTCACTCTCGTCTCCTCTGTCGTCCTCCATCTTTGTCTTCCCCTCGTCCATGCCTCTGGTACACCACCAGGTGAAGACCAGCGAAGCCAGCAACGTCACGAGGGTTCCGCACGCTTTAGCGATGGCATCCCTGTATGACTTTTCTGATGCGCGCCTTTTCTTCGCTGTGGACGCGGCATCCGATGTTTGACATGAACTACGCTTCTCTGGaaacggtttccacgagcttaCGAACAGCGCCAAGTCTACGAGGTAAAACAGTAATCCTAAAATCACTACAACCGCTGCCAGACACAGAACCGCCTTGGAGACATCCCGCCTGTTGAAACTAATGTCGTCCATTTCGACGAAACCTTTTAGCTCGTCGCTTTCTGACTTTCGGTTTTCCTCTGCCCGTTCTTCAACCGTCTTCTGCGCAGCTACGTCGGTCTCCTTGCAACGGATTTTTTTGTTAGGAGGACCCACGAATTTATCTATAATAGATTTCTTGTAATAGCAAATCAACCCTACTACTGTCATGAGAAACAAGATGAGGGCCGAGCATAGCTTGACGCGTCGTCCAATGTACTTTTTCTTCCTGCGTTTGTTTCTCTTCGATTTCTTCTTTGCGAATTCTTTGACTTGCGCTTTTGACATCTTTGCTCCCCGGTAGGGACGTTGGATCTCCGCTGAAGGGTCGTCGACATCGTCGATCATCGCAGTATCATTCACTGTCACATTTTGTGCCGCCACGGCTGTCATTTTGACTGTAAGGATAAGTTATACCATTAGTGGAGGTTTACAGTGCCGTGGAGTAAAGTAAAGTACGGTGCCGTGGGGTGCCGTGGTGCCGGTGTAGTGGAGATCcggttaaaaaaaaagtgcgtttaaAGATTCAGAGAATGGTGCTTCTCATGTCCTCGACTGCAGAGTGAGTCCCACAAGGCACGGCACGCGGGTCATTGAAGGCTTCCGCAACGAAttttcgatttcttttttttttgtgtgtggcgGTGTATTGTACAACACGCATCTGTGGTGCCTGGACACTAGCTCCCTATGTGCAGGCTGGGGTCACCCTTCGCAGAAGAGAACGGTGCCAAACGGCCATTTTGAGGCCACTGGATGCCGTGTCCCGCTTTCGGCGACTTGTTGAAATCTTCTGTATTATTTATTCCCGAAAGTTCTGTTTTTGACTTATTATTTGATTCGAAAGTGTACTGTATAGCTAGATCATTGTCACCGCAGCCCGCGCTGCGCGTGGGCTTCAAGGTGGCGGCCGggtaccgtagcagacgacgtggtTGTCTGCACCTATAGGGGAGAGGGAGCTGGTATTCATGCGCCCTACAAATACGATGCGTTCTTCCGTATAACGATTAGCGTTGCTGACGTGTAGCGTGCGCGCGTCGTGTCtgcgtgtgcgcgcgcgtgtgtgaaGTGTGACGTTTCCGTACGAATGAGGCTGACGTCACCACGTACGTGGCATCCGGGTACTCGTGGCGTGACGTAAACCATGAAGGGGCAGGAATATTGCGATCTGTAGAAGACGAATATTCAGTACCTGACATGACTTTTCAGCGTCATGACCCAGCTCCCAGGGTTCGCCACCTGTATTACCAATTTGTCAGCGCGTTTTTGTAACCTGAGTTGCACAGTAATGAGGCATAGTTCATAGGATATTCAAGATGCTTTACATAATGCGTTAAAAACCTTAGTTAACTTGTCCGAGATTTATGAGGTCAACGGCGCTCACTTCCTCATTTCACTGGTCTCATGCTGAAATTTACTCACCAGCACCGCAAATAGTCTCTATGCTTCAAATTAACTTTCGTGCATTTTTGTCCGAAAAAGGACTAATGTTTATGGCAATGAATGTATCCTGCAAGGGACTATAAAATGAAGCATCAGCATGCGGGAAACCGTTTCGAGCGTccctacagggtgtttcacgaaaaatgagccaaagtttccagaagaagaagaaaaaaaaagaagagttcCTCGCGCGCCAATAAGACGGACTGCATAGTGGCGTGGGATACTCAAAcagctttttgtttcttttgtaaCTAATTAACGAAGTAAGTAAAATTAATTAGTCACTTTTTAATTGTaaggattagagccaaaatgtcaacGAGAAAGTGTGTAGCGGGGGATGGAACAACACGAAACCCGTTtattgcaactttgtacctctatcggatccgttttttttttctcggctcCAAAGGCTAAGGCGGGTTTCGGGTTTGCAAAAAACCGACGCGGGACCTGTTGCAGACGCGCGAGGAATCAATGTCAATCCAGAATgtcaaaatgtcaatgagaacaATGACTAGCCTTCATTCTATAACAGGGCACTCGAGAGCTCTGTGATCTGACGATCCCGGCGCGTCACCGACAGGTCCCGCGTTAGTCTTTTGAAAACCCGAAATTTGGAGGTTTGGagccagaaaaaataaataaataaaaacaagaataaaaaagaggaaaaggatcCGTCagaggtacaaagttgcaatcaacggATTTCCTGTCGTTGTAACGCCTTCTACAACTTTCTCAATGACATTTTGGCTGCAAtccttaaaataataaaaaagcgGATTAATTAATTTGGCTTAATTACTTAATTACATAACAACACATTgtttgagtatcctcacaccactggtaacgCTATGCAATCCGTATTTTTGTGTGCTATGAACCATTTTTTTAAAGCGTTGGGATCGTTTTCGTGAAACACGCTGTATAGCGGAAACCCACGTCTCTAAGCAACCCCCCCGCCCCCCACAGTTACTGGCGCCCTCGACAGTGTTCCAAGCCGTAACCGGTCAGAAAACGGTCGTGCCACTGACCCAGAAAGGCTcgtcttgcagttcagataatTTGCCGTGTGCCTTCCTGCGTTTCGCTCTCTTATCGCCGGATATTCGTTCACTGTAAAAGTCCCTGTAAAACGGGTTCCAGGAATGGGATGGTTCCAGGAGACCTCCTTGTCTGTGTGCCAAAATCTACCTCGTCTCTCCGCTCAAGAGTAGAGGAAACCAGAGTGACAGCTGTGCGCGCAGGGCAAGCGGTGCTAGAGAGCGGTATCTGCTTGCGGGGCAGGGGAATCAAAAGGAAGCACACATTTGGTAGTTTTAAGCACATCAGAAACATTGcatggaaacaaaacaaaaacgaaaagctTTCAAATCCAAGAGCAGCAACGTGATGCCAGCCACTGAAAAAGAATCGGGTGCTTGGCGTACCCTGTTTACGGTACAGTCATCGCAAAGACGCCTCAATCAGCTAAATCATTTACAATCCTACTGAACCTCCTTACTCAACCGGCGCCGTGATAATTAAACAAACGAAATTGTGCAGTCTGACGCCACGTCAGGTGTGGATTCAGTGCCTCGATTATACCCTCATGCAGGAGGCCAATACGGCACTCAAGGttgtataaaaaaaagaacgcagttgaactgaaggtgcgatcggaatagtgggtgccttagatatatgtaattaaaaTATGTAGTTCGTTTTGAAGCAGTCGGAAATATTTCCAAATTCATTTAATCGGCGTTTGCAGCCGGCTGCGCGCTTCCGCctgaattcaggcaacagtgtgcgggacgacgtcactggagtcggTCATGAAGGCAGGCTGTCCGTCACAAAATGCGATCCGCCCACTCGCTGTCTGCTGTAGAACAGTCGCTAGAAACATCTGCGTTCGTGCGTTCGGTGGCATCGGATTGCAACCAGCCTATCGACGCAGTCAGCTTAGCGATTGGGAATATCGCCGGCATCGCCAATTACTGCATCGAAGCAGGGGAGGACAGTTTCTACGGGAAGCTGGCAGTTGGTTTCAAATTCGTTGCTCTTGATGTTTTATGAAAACACACGAACGAATTTTGACAAACATTTTTGGTGACTTGTTCATGCAAGGCATCTACAGgtggatatcacattaactACAGATTTAGGAATTCATCGCGGTTACAACCTTTAAGGGATCATATCTTTCATAACCTTAAAGGAGAGACGAGAGGCAGGCTATAGCTGGTGCTGGTTGTACATGATGGGAGGGAACCCCTGAGTCAAGGAAAAGACGTACCAAGAGACGTTGTTATCCAATGGCTACGTACGCTCTTCCTTGCTTCGGAGCTCTCGTCCAGTaattaataacaacaacaagaacaaaaaaggTCACTGCACCATTCGGTGCACTGTAAAACGCGATAGTATTGCAGCAGACGAAGGACAGTCCTTTCGCTATGACCGTACGTGATTTACGTGCGGCGCAACCGCAATAAGTTTTCAGAACGTATAGAGCCAGGAACTTGATTAACCACCAAGGAATTATTtaccaatataacagaaactcTCTGCCTTCTataatagcaagccgtcctttctggtcGGCTTTTCCtatcaaaataaatagatccccccgaCTGTAGATTGCAAACGGATACGTATACTGTAACGCACAAACGAGTTTGGAAGATGTTGACAACTGTGTCCagagcacgacctactacagctttttgtcgtacattttaatccttatacgatgacatttaatccatttgccatcggaattaatcctcctttcattattttaatcctcatttcacataatttaatccgtttctcatgcaatttaatccaagtgactatgtgtgggctacatgactttctttgtgtattttgggacaattcccatgtgtacgcatattgcacatgcttttcactaatatcgtgggtttctgcaccataatgggatactgtgggactgtcaatctggattacggtgttgtgggactattcccatgtgtacagatattgcccatgcttttcattagatatgcgggtttctgcactgtaatggtaTCATGtgggactataagcaagtcTACGGTTATTCCCAGTGCTTTCCATTAGAAACGCGTTtctttgcactgtaatgggatactgtgtgACCGTCAATCTTAATTacaatattgtgggactatttccatgtctatgggtattaccatgcttttcattcaaatgcaGGTTCCTGGAGTATAACGGGACAGTGTGGGATTGTTTCTcaggtttaggatattgtgcaACTATTCCCacgtgtgcgggtattacccacgcttttcgttaaatatatGGGTATCTGTACTgtcatgggatactgtgggactattcccatgtgtgcggtattacccatgcttattgttaaatatgtgggattctgcactgtaatgggatactgtgggactattcccatgtgtgcgggtattacccacggttttcgttaaatatgtgggtttctgtaCTCTCATGGATACTgcgggactattcccatgtgtgcgggtattacccatgcgtttgttaaatatgtgggattctgcactgtaatgggatactgtgggactattcccatgtgtgcgggtataacgcatgctttttgttaaatatgtgggattctgcactgtaatgggatactgtgggactattcccatgtgtgcgggtattacgcatgctttttgttaaatatgtgggattctgcactgtaatgggatacttgggactattcccatgtgtgcgggtattacccatgctttttgttaaatatgtgggtttctgcactgtaatgggatactgtggggctATTCCTATGTgtgtgggtattacccatgttttttgttaaatatgtcggattctgcactgtgatgggatactgtgggactattcccatgtgtgcggacattacccatgctttttcttaaatatgtgggtttctgcactgtaatgggatactgtgggactattcccatgtgtgcgggtattacccatgctttttgttaaatatatgggattctgcactgtaatgagatactgtggaactattcccatgtgtgcgggtattacccatgctttttgttaaatatgtgggattctgtgggactattcccatgtgtgcgggagtcaatgggaatagttccacaatatcgtaatccatatacagagtcccacagtatcccattacaatacagaaacccacgttttttaatgaaaacgatgggtaatactcgtacgcatggaatagtcccacaaaaccgtaatccagattgacagtcccacattatcccgttatggtgcagaaacccacaatattagtgaaaagtatgtgcaatatgcgtacacatgggaattgtcccaaaatacccaaaaaaagtcatgtagcccacacatagtaaCTAGGATTAAATTTcatgagaaacggattaaattttgtgaaatgaggattaaaaataatgaaaggaggactaattccgatggcaaaagGATTGAATGTcatggcataaggattaaaatgtacgacaaaaGGACTAATAacggcggaaaaagctgtagattACAGCGACCACGTCATATGGACCCCTCCCCAGCAccagctagcggtggcgctactcatcggcaggttattgcttcctcaatgtCAGCAATACTGTGTACTTAGCTTACCTCACCTTTTTTTGTACGGATGTCCCGCGGTGAATGTCCCgcgagagatgcttctttctaatgttgattatcatcatcagtctacgcattttcataggagctgttgctgtcgtctgctacggcagtCGTACGCCCGCTTGTCCGCTTCGGCGCGTTCGAAATTCAAATTTCCTCTTTCCAATCATGATATACATCTCgagggccgatgagtagcgcccctagtgacatggtcgctataatctagtaggtcgtgctccaGAGTTAACCACCGTTTTTTACAAATATATCACAACAATTTTACCATGAAATTTGGAAACCGTACGTCACGGCAAGTGTTGCGACATTTACGGTAATGTCAAAATTCTCGTCAGCTTGAAGAAAAATGGTCAACGGCTACCGCTGGAAATCACAACACTTTCCGtggtcgtcttttttttttctcgcaccaGTGAAGCAGTACATTTGATGTTGGCTCACTTATCGTGTTGTACTTGATGACCGCAGTTACCAGGAGGATTCCCAGCATTACCAGTGCCGCGTACTTTCTGTGCCTGTCCTCCAGGGCGACCGCCCTGTACGTAATAGATGAGAATACAGGGTAAGAATTCGACTTCGATACCAAAACATTAACGAACAAAGAATGTAGTGCTCCTCTAAGCACACCTAACGCCAGTTATAGAGTACCTGAGACATGATTTCATGTGAGCGCGGCACAAATTATGCACTGTTgccatgtactgcttgcgacacacttgtctgaaatcttcgAAGATGTACCACGGTTGGCCGCCATTGTACCAGATGTACCATTGGCTTGGCCGCCGATGAATGAGGTGTGCCATTATTGCATTTGAGGAGGGCAGTACGCTTTACCAGTCATTTCGTTGGGAGTACCAACCTTGTAGCTCCCGGAGATCTGAGATGGAATTAAACCGTGAGTTGTGGAGTTGAGACAGGTGTGTCGAAAGCAGTATTTTTCACCTTCACATTTTACCACGGCTTCTttgacatcccccccccccacacaaaAATTACCCGTCAAGTGTGAGTGTTAAACCACGCAGAAAGCTTTGAACTACCGCAGTTGTCAGAAGTTAACAGAATAGCTGTGGCACACACTGTGTGTGTGGCACAACAGGTGACAATACGCGGAGCGAAAACATGTCTTTAAGCATGTCTCTACGGAAGTTAATCCGTGCTAAACCACggtatagagtcactaaataggggtacagagtatcgcaccccttttccgcgccggagccgccgtccggtgtccgcgattgggccaattgtgtcacgtgatttctccttccaagaaggcgccgtccatgttgagtccccccccccccccacccaaaaccggtttcctcggttgcgagctggctcaaGTACGCGCAGTTCTCCGGTGGAGAAGGGGGAGACTGgtgtcccattgctaggcgacgcagccgcgccggacgcAAGATGGTGGGCTCGCTCGCTGgcgcggctcagtgtcgctgctctgctccctatttagtgaatctAACCCACGGGACACAGTGCCAGGAGCTGCACAACTGTTTGCACAAATGCCCATCTGAATGAGTGAATGGGCATATTTCGAGGATCGTGTTCTTTTATCTGTGCAAAGACGACGATTCCAAAATGAAGCACAGAGATAACTGAATAGGCTTATCGTAAATCCGGGTTGTTATATACACAAAAACGTGCTGCGATAGTGCTGCCGCCCTGTGGTAGTACATGTGGATTGCCGTTTGctgagttccttcattttcccacgtgtgttttcgttcatcttcgtaTACGTTCGTCTTCATTTCGTGCCGGTTCGTTTTGTCCCGCTCGGGAACCTTTGTAGAACATATATCGCATCGGCGGGCACTCCTCACGTTAACTATGCATATCGCACGCAGAAGCAAGTAATGTTCTTTTCccttgatctttcgaacgttcgtacgctactcagatgtttacAGGATGCCTAGTTATctggaatgttacgttatcgtgAGTCATACACATCGAAGACGGCGGCCACtagtattcatcccaatgggaagagagattttggcagtccacccctgttgtgtcgttGCGGGGAACAGGGCTACGGAGCGCACGGGGACaagtggtttgagagtaacgcgacaaggtctatacTTACTCGGCATActctgaaaagaaaagagaaagaaaatcaGTT
This portion of the Ornithodoros turicata isolate Travis chromosome 3, ASM3712646v1, whole genome shotgun sequence genome encodes:
- the LOC135389993 gene encoding uncharacterized protein LOC135389993; protein product: MEQSEKQYAEAVALEDRHRKYAALVMLGILLVTAVIKYNTIIKMTAVAAQNVTVNDTAMIDDVDDPSAEIQRPYRGAKMSKAQVKEFAKKKSKRNKRRKKKYIGRRVKLCSALILFLMTVVGLICYYKKSIIDKFVGPPNKKIRCKETDVAAQKTVEERAEENRKSESDELKGFVEMDDISFNRRDVSKAVLCLAAVVVILGLLFYLVDLALFVSSWKPFPEKRSSCQTSDAASTAKKRRASEKSYRDAIAKACGTLVTLLASLVFTWWCTRGMDEGKTKMEDDRGDESECKKQVEVEDKDGGEREVEEAVDVDLEDQAKNTNKEANEEGDGDGVCSDIAITEQDRDGKKVVGLNGGVGAEPMREDAGSGMELENHDENLAEVIPTNNVIDQESVKSMGVLKESSDRENN